In Mercurialis annua linkage group LG5, ddMerAnnu1.2, whole genome shotgun sequence, a single genomic region encodes these proteins:
- the LOC126683471 gene encoding syntaxin-22-like: MSFQDLQNGKRPSSSAMSRSPSQSVAAGIFQINTAVAGFRRLVDGIGTAKDTPEHRQKLNNSRQRILQLVKDTSAKLKAVSESDHQANVNANKKIEDAKLARDFQTTLQEFQKVQQLASERETTYSPSPAAAVASGSGEYDAPRTDHDSHPFLMEQKRQEVLLLDNEIVFNEAIIDEREQGIREIQEQIGQVNDIFKDLAVLVHDQGVVIDDIQSNIESSAAATSQAKVQLARASKSVKSRNTWCWWLLGIFLLVVVIVVLILIM, translated from the exons ATGAGTTTCCAGGACCTACAAAATGGCAAGCGACCCTCCTCTTCTGCAATGTCTAGAAGCCCATCGCAATCCGTTGCCGCCGGTATTTTCCAGATCAACACGGCTGTCGCTGGTTTCCGTCGTCTCGTTGACGGTATAGGCACCGCTAAAGACACTCCCGAACACCGCCAGAAGCT GAATAATTCGAGACAGCGAATTTTGCAGTTAGTTAAGGATACTTCTGCTAAGCTTAAAGCTGTTAGTGAATCTGATCATCAAGCTAATGTTAAT GCAAATAAGAAAATAGAAGATGCTAAGCTAGCTAGGGATTTTCAAACTACATTACAAGAATTTCAGAAAGTTCAACAGCTTGCCTCTGAGCGCGAAACCACTTACTCGCCTTCTCCCGCTGCTGCTGTCGc TTCTGGCTCAGGTGAATATGATGCACCGAGAACGGATCATGATTCACATCCCTTTCTTATGGAACAGAAAAG GCAGGAGGTATTGCTTCTTGATAATGAAATTGTGTTTAATGAGGCTATAATTGATGAAAGGGAACAGGGTATTAGAGAAATCCAAGAGCAAATTGGACAAGTAAATGATATATTTAAGGATCTTGCTGTTCTTGTTCATGACCAGGGGGTTGTTATTG ATGATATCCAATCTAACATTGAGTCTTCCGCTGCTGCAACATCCCAAGCAAAAGTTCAGCTAGCGAGGGCTTCAAAAAGTGTGAAATCAAGAAACACATGG TGTTGGTGGCTACTAGGAATTTTTTTGTTGGTGGTAGTGATCGTTGTTCTCATCCTCATTATGTAG